A region from the Acidobacteriota bacterium genome encodes:
- the holA gene encoding DNA polymerase III subunit delta, giving the protein MAEKTPPSLSPAALEQQLASGRVQPVYLLIGPDDEVKTRLVARLAETVEEDLRAFNFDKVYPAEQRDEARRQFWNLMQLVRTLPLMAPRRIVVVAHAERLMPIFKQTDDDVPGDGADRSGKRGKKGLPKAAGEAELEALEQYLLSPSPETALVFVAGPELKRNLKPVVLIEKHATVVDCDPLSDAGDAAAWVKAEAAKEGIRIEPGAVMLLARLSGGDITRLRAEFERALLFASGDGLMTEAAVQEVASAPTTQDPWAMTNAIGSGDARGALRELALKFDQGEIPVMILGQLGWFTRTKLASARVGRGVDALFRTDLALKTTRQDPRVLLERLVVELCGEGDRRRS; this is encoded by the coding sequence ATGGCAGAGAAGACCCCACCAAGTCTTTCGCCCGCGGCGCTCGAGCAGCAGCTCGCTTCGGGACGCGTGCAGCCGGTGTACCTGTTGATTGGGCCCGACGACGAGGTCAAGACACGCCTGGTGGCGCGACTGGCAGAGACGGTCGAGGAAGACCTCCGGGCGTTCAATTTCGACAAGGTGTATCCGGCCGAGCAGCGTGACGAGGCGCGCAGACAGTTCTGGAACCTGATGCAACTGGTGAGAACGCTTCCGCTGATGGCACCGAGGCGGATCGTCGTCGTCGCTCACGCCGAGCGGCTCATGCCCATCTTCAAACAGACAGACGATGACGTGCCCGGCGACGGGGCGGATAGGTCTGGCAAACGCGGCAAGAAGGGCCTGCCGAAGGCCGCCGGCGAGGCCGAACTGGAAGCGCTCGAGCAGTATCTGCTCTCGCCCTCGCCAGAAACCGCCCTCGTCTTCGTGGCGGGGCCCGAGCTGAAGCGCAATCTCAAGCCAGTGGTGTTGATTGAGAAGCACGCGACGGTGGTCGACTGCGATCCGCTGTCGGACGCCGGCGATGCCGCGGCGTGGGTCAAGGCAGAAGCCGCCAAAGAGGGTATTCGGATCGAGCCCGGGGCCGTGATGCTGCTGGCAAGACTGTCCGGGGGCGACATCACGCGCCTGCGGGCCGAGTTCGAGCGAGCGCTGCTGTTTGCGTCTGGTGACGGCCTGATGACCGAGGCCGCGGTGCAGGAGGTGGCGAGCGCGCCGACGACGCAGGATCCCTGGGCGATGACCAACGCGATCGGCAGCGGTGATGCCAGAGGCGCGCTACGCGAACTGGCGCTCAAGTTCGATCAGGGCGAGATTCCGGTGATGATCCTCGGGCAACTGGGCTGGTTCACGCGGACCAAGCTCGCGTCGGCCCGCGTCGGACGTGGCGTCGATGCCCTGTTCCGAACCGATCTGGCGCTCAAGACCACGCGCCAGGACCCGCGCGTCCTGCTGGAGCGTCTCGTCGTCGAGTTATGTGGAGAAGGCGACCGCCGAAGAAGCTAG
- the lptE gene encoding LPS assembly lipoprotein LptE, with amino-acid sequence MRTFLKIVIITVLAAHTAACGYTLAGRGSFLPAYIKTVGIPEFTNATPYFEVEQLFTDKIRSELIGRGKYQVLPQRTGVDALLRGSIASMTITPANFNQQQQATRFVITITTSIELVDLKTNKNLWENPSMVFREEYDLPADQQAGDAAAFFGQSSNALQRVATDFARTVISSILEAF; translated from the coding sequence GTGCGCACGTTCCTCAAGATCGTCATCATCACCGTCCTGGCGGCGCACACGGCCGCGTGCGGCTACACGCTCGCGGGCCGGGGCTCGTTCCTGCCGGCCTACATCAAGACAGTCGGGATTCCGGAGTTCACCAACGCGACGCCGTACTTCGAAGTCGAGCAGCTGTTTACCGACAAGATCCGATCCGAGTTGATCGGGCGGGGGAAGTACCAGGTGCTGCCGCAGCGGACGGGCGTCGACGCGCTGCTCCGGGGTTCGATCGCGAGCATGACGATTACGCCGGCCAACTTCAACCAGCAGCAGCAGGCCACCCGGTTCGTCATCACGATCACGACGTCGATTGAACTGGTGGACCTCAAGACGAACAAGAACCTCTGGGAGAATCCCAGCATGGTGTTTCGCGAGGAATACGATCTGCCGGCAGACCAGCAGGCTGGAGACGCCGCGGCCTTTTTTGGGCAGAGTTCGAATGCGCTGCAGCGAGTCGCGACGGATTTCGCGCGAACCGTCATCAGTTCCATCCTGGAAGCGTTCTAG